From one Planktothrix agardhii NIES-204 genomic stretch:
- the lpxB gene encoding lipid-A-disaccharide synthase — protein MLPNQTLIRIFISTGEVSGDLQGSMLIEALFRQAKNQNIPIEIIALGGEKMAAAGAILLGNTTGIGSVGLLESLPYIIPTYLIQQKTKQYLKNHPPDIVILIDYMGPNIGIGNFIKNHFPKLPIFYYIAPQEWVWSLGSKSTEQIIKLTDKILAIFPEEARYFKSKGAQVTWVGHPLLDRMKTAPSREESRIKLGMKPDEIAIALLPASRWQEIKYLMPILLEAAKQIQVKIPGVKFWIPVSLPEYYKTIETAIKNYQLNAVLVSTKAGNCQTLEVISAADLAITKSGTVNLEIALLNVPQVVVYRVSNLTAWLVRRFLNFSVPFISPTNLVQMQAIVPELVQEEVTPENIVREAIELLTNQPKRQKILNHYQQMKQALGEEGVCDRAALEILSSIAGNTGSVNSE, from the coding sequence ATGCTTCCAAATCAAACCCTAATTCGGATTTTTATAAGTACGGGAGAAGTCTCTGGCGATTTACAAGGGTCAATGTTAATTGAAGCCTTATTTAGACAAGCTAAAAATCAGAATATCCCTATAGAAATTATAGCATTAGGCGGGGAAAAAATGGCCGCAGCCGGAGCAATATTATTAGGAAATACTACAGGAATTGGTTCCGTTGGGCTTTTAGAATCTTTACCATATATTATTCCGACTTATTTAATTCAGCAAAAAACTAAACAATATTTAAAAAATCATCCCCCCGATATTGTAATTTTAATTGATTATATGGGGCCGAATATTGGTATCGGAAATTTTATTAAAAATCACTTCCCCAAATTGCCGATTTTTTATTATATTGCACCGCAAGAATGGGTGTGGTCATTAGGTTCAAAGAGTACGGAACAAATTATTAAATTAACCGACAAAATTTTAGCGATTTTTCCAGAAGAAGCCCGTTATTTTAAATCAAAAGGTGCCCAGGTAACTTGGGTGGGTCATCCTTTATTAGACCGGATGAAAACGGCCCCCAGTAGAGAAGAATCTCGGATCAAATTAGGGATGAAACCCGATGAAATTGCGATCGCTTTACTTCCGGCTTCCCGATGGCAAGAAATTAAATATTTAATGCCAATATTATTAGAAGCTGCTAAACAAATTCAAGTCAAAATTCCTGGGGTTAAATTTTGGATTCCCGTATCTTTACCCGAATATTATAAAACCATAGAAACCGCCATTAAAAACTATCAATTAAATGCGGTTTTAGTTTCAACAAAAGCAGGAAATTGTCAAACCTTAGAAGTAATATCCGCCGCTGATTTAGCAATTACCAAATCAGGAACCGTTAACTTAGAAATTGCCTTATTAAATGTTCCCCAAGTTGTGGTTTATCGAGTCAGTAATTTAACCGCTTGGCTGGTTCGTCGTTTCTTAAATTTTTCAGTTCCGTTTATATCCCCAACTAATTTAGTCCAAATGCAAGCCATCGTGCCTGAACTTGTTCAAGAAGAAGTGACTCCTGAAAATATTGTGCGAGAGGCAATAGAATTGCTAACTAATCAACCCAAAAGACAGAAAATATTAAATCACTATCAACAGATGAAACAGGCATTAGGAGAGGAAGGAGTGTGCGATCGGGCGGCGTTAGAAATTCTCAGTAGTATAGCAGGGAACACCGGATCAGTAAACAGTGAATGA
- a CDS encoding von Willebrand factor, type A — translation MTILFMNSLSNIAGLSLGIMIFNSLNFMVNTPPSFAILSQQLNRQSSVLKLAQLPQQTMDKQLGNLYVQSETKSQVFPLKQTQVKAKISGNVSQVEVSQTFENPFKEPLEAIYVFPLPDQAAVDQMVIKIGDRTIKSKIETREDAKEIYQRAKAQGRTTALLEQERDNIFTQSVANIQPGEQISVTIRYIDQLKFEGGNYEFVFPMVVGPRYIPGQLINKNQPNTDQVPDADRITSPIIDRETKSPHKIQVDVEIDAGVAIENVRSTSHKIITQQQGNRIFVSLDQSDQIPNKDLILRYQISGENTRASVLTEVDQQGGHFAAYLLPAISYNPNQIIAKDVIFLMDTSGSQEGEPLKKSQELMKRFIQGLNSEDTFNIIDFANTTNTLSETPLENTAANRQKALNYINQLEANGGTELLNGIQTVMKFPSPPTGRLRSIVLLTDGYIGNDQEIIAEVQNKLKPGNRLYAFGVGSSVNLFLLNRLGEIGRGTTQIVRQDEPTETVVETFFKQINNPILTDMEITWQGEGLKPEIYPISLSDLFDNQPLVLFGRKLDRRNGLLKITGITAKGDRYEQTLTVNFPEINNNESGNIAIAKLWGRARIKDLMNQMFSGETKSGVEGVTRTALSYQLLSEYTAFIAVSEEVRVDPNGTRQTVEVPLELPQGVSYDGIFGTPKPAQLPSSAPINFGPTRSASGYNNYGGQRSPEIAPPPPPIWGINPEPTNINAVGNSPVKITVVEVAGISDRTLINDLNRYLQGLNLADQINGKVTFEMIIDQGNVQRAIFDDIDSNLDLDNNIKQAMIIDKIRRSLLTWQPSNPVSGKLKITLELKATKS, via the coding sequence ATGACAATTTTATTTATGAACTCTTTATCAAATATAGCTGGGCTTTCCTTGGGAATTATGATTTTCAATAGTTTGAATTTTATGGTAAATACTCCCCCAAGTTTTGCTATTTTATCTCAACAGTTGAATCGTCAATCCTCAGTATTAAAATTAGCACAACTTCCTCAACAAACCATGGATAAACAATTAGGCAATTTATATGTTCAATCTGAAACTAAAAGCCAAGTTTTTCCATTAAAACAAACCCAGGTTAAGGCTAAAATTTCGGGGAATGTTTCACAGGTTGAAGTTTCTCAAACCTTTGAAAATCCTTTTAAAGAACCTTTAGAAGCGATTTATGTATTTCCCCTTCCCGATCAAGCCGCCGTTGATCAGATGGTAATTAAAATAGGCGATCGCACCATAAAATCCAAAATTGAAACCCGAGAAGACGCCAAGGAAATCTATCAACGGGCTAAAGCTCAAGGTCGCACCACCGCATTATTAGAACAGGAAAGAGATAATATATTTACTCAGTCTGTAGCTAATATTCAACCCGGCGAACAAATATCCGTAACGATTCGCTATATTGATCAATTAAAATTTGAAGGGGGAAACTATGAATTTGTGTTTCCGATGGTAGTTGGCCCCCGTTATATTCCCGGTCAATTAATTAATAAAAATCAACCCAATACCGATCAAGTTCCCGATGCGGATCGGATCACGTCACCAATTATTGACCGAGAGACAAAATCCCCCCATAAAATTCAAGTTGATGTTGAAATTGATGCGGGGGTTGCGATTGAAAATGTCCGATCAACTTCCCATAAAATTATTACCCAACAGCAGGGAAATCGGATATTTGTTAGTTTAGATCAATCCGATCAAATTCCCAATAAAGATCTAATTCTAAGATATCAGATTTCAGGAGAAAATACCAGAGCATCGGTATTAACAGAAGTAGATCAACAGGGAGGACATTTTGCCGCCTATTTGTTACCTGCAATTAGTTATAATCCTAATCAAATTATTGCGAAAGATGTTATTTTTCTGATGGATACCTCCGGTTCCCAAGAAGGAGAACCCCTGAAAAAATCTCAAGAATTAATGAAAAGATTTATTCAAGGATTAAATTCCGAAGATACCTTTAATATTATTGATTTTGCCAATACCACCAATACCCTATCAGAAACTCCCCTAGAAAATACCGCCGCTAACCGACAAAAAGCCTTGAATTATATTAATCAATTAGAAGCTAATGGCGGGACGGAATTATTAAATGGAATCCAGACGGTAATGAAATTTCCCTCTCCCCCGACGGGTCGCCTACGTAGTATCGTTTTATTAACAGATGGATATATTGGAAATGATCAAGAAATAATTGCAGAAGTTCAAAATAAACTTAAACCCGGAAATAGATTGTACGCCTTTGGGGTGGGAAGTTCTGTCAATCTTTTTTTACTTAATCGTTTGGGAGAAATCGGCCGGGGAACAACCCAAATTGTGCGTCAAGATGAACCTACAGAAACCGTTGTGGAAACTTTTTTCAAACAAATTAATAACCCCATTCTAACAGATATGGAAATCACTTGGCAAGGGGAAGGATTAAAACCCGAAATTTATCCGATCAGCTTATCAGATTTGTTTGATAATCAACCTTTAGTGTTGTTTGGGCGTAAATTAGATCGGCGTAATGGCTTATTAAAAATCACCGGAATAACCGCAAAAGGCGATCGCTATGAACAAACCTTAACCGTTAATTTTCCTGAGATCAATAATAACGAATCTGGTAACATTGCCATTGCTAAATTGTGGGGACGGGCGAGAATTAAAGACCTGATGAATCAAATGTTTTCCGGGGAAACAAAGTCAGGGGTTGAAGGGGTAACACGCACCGCTTTATCCTATCAATTACTATCAGAATATACCGCTTTTATCGCCGTCAGCGAAGAAGTTAGAGTCGATCCCAATGGAACCCGTCAAACCGTAGAAGTTCCCCTAGAATTGCCCCAAGGGGTGAGTTATGATGGTATTTTTGGCACACCCAAACCTGCTCAATTACCCTCATCTGCTCCTATTAATTTCGGGCCAACTCGTTCTGCATCTGGTTATAATAATTATGGCGGTCAACGTAGTCCAGAAATTGCGCCACCGCCTCCTCCTATTTGGGGAATAAACCCGGAACCCACAAATATTAATGCAGTCGGAAATAGTCCTGTAAAAATAACAGTTGTTGAAGTTGCAGGAATTAGCGATCGCACCCTAATTAATGACCTCAACCGTTATTTACAAGGCTTAAATTTAGCCGATCAAATCAATGGAAAAGTGACCTTTGAAATGATTATTGATCAAGGAAATGTCCAACGAGCCATTTTTGATGATATTGACTCTAATCTGGATTTAGATAATAATATAAAACAGGCAATGATTATTGATAAAATTCGCCGATCGCTCTTAACTTGGCAACCGTCTAACCCCGTGAGTGGAAAACTCAAAATCACCTTAGAATTAAAAGCCACAAAATCCTAA
- a CDS encoding VWA containing CoxE family protein, producing the protein MTTALPLRKLFNLLKKADFPLGIDQYNFAVEALTQSIDDGFDPTNFDKIKYLCQAVWVKSPEEQHRFEDCWQELILSSKNPDKTPPTPLGNGGDGGKQQLVTTPENSVETPPTPLGNGGDGELEEYLTIENQNLQVGTAISVNWQERYYFPVSRQQLRKGWETFKPQRPKTFFKEIDIPATVEQITKDGFFIKPVFAPTQTLEIPPKVLLLIDQKGSMAPFHPLCRHWVNLWSDATVYYFHNCPTDSLYLDPQLRKGEDIEILSQFSPNNTVALIISDAGAAKQRSVPDRWDETVEFLNFLTDTVSRVAWLNPLPRHRWLDTTAEDIAKIYPKQVPMFALTPAEYQKMLCWLRWGDSFSPLTKGTNSNSPLNKGGWGVLPQKLPKTLTPPLPMEVGGVLLTGTSTPPVELIALPNNTVIPI; encoded by the coding sequence ATGACAACCGCTTTACCACTGCGAAAATTATTTAACCTACTCAAAAAAGCTGATTTTCCCTTAGGAATTGACCAGTATAATTTTGCTGTGGAAGCCTTAACCCAGTCTATTGATGATGGTTTTGATCCGACTAATTTTGATAAAATAAAATACCTTTGTCAAGCCGTTTGGGTTAAATCTCCAGAAGAACAACATCGGTTTGAAGACTGTTGGCAAGAGTTAATTTTAAGTTCAAAAAACCCCGATAAGACCCCCCCAACCCCCCTTGGAAATGGGGGCGATGGAGGTAAACAACAATTAGTCACTACTCCAGAAAATTCTGTTGAGACCCCCCCAACCCCCCTTGGAAATGGGGGCGATGGAGAATTAGAAGAATACCTAACAATTGAAAACCAAAACCTGCAAGTGGGAACTGCTATTTCTGTAAATTGGCAAGAAAGGTATTATTTCCCCGTAAGTCGTCAACAACTGCGGAAAGGATGGGAAACCTTTAAACCTCAACGTCCAAAAACCTTTTTCAAAGAAATAGATATTCCCGCTACCGTTGAACAAATTACCAAAGATGGTTTTTTCATTAAACCTGTTTTCGCCCCCACCCAGACCCTAGAAATACCTCCAAAAGTCCTATTACTCATCGACCAAAAAGGCTCAATGGCGCCCTTTCATCCCCTTTGTCGCCATTGGGTTAACCTGTGGTCAGACGCGACGGTTTACTATTTCCATAACTGCCCAACCGATAGCTTATATCTTGACCCCCAACTGCGAAAAGGGGAAGATATCGAAATTTTAAGCCAATTTTCCCCTAACAATACCGTTGCTTTAATTATTAGTGATGCTGGCGCAGCGAAACAACGTTCAGTCCCTGACCGTTGGGACGAAACCGTAGAATTTCTCAACTTCCTCACCGATACCGTTTCCCGTGTCGCTTGGTTAAACCCTCTCCCCCGTCACCGTTGGTTAGATACGACTGCGGAGGATATCGCCAAAATATACCCCAAACAAGTCCCGATGTTTGCCCTCACACCCGCAGAATATCAAAAAATGCTGTGCTGGCTACGCTGGGGTGACTCTTTCTCCCCCCTTACTAAAGGGACTAACTCTAACTCCCCCCTTAACAAGGGGGGTTGGGGGGTTCTTCCCCAGAAACTTCCCAAGACTCTAACTCCCCCCTTACCAATGGAGGTTGGGGGGGTTCTCTTAACTGGGACTTCGACGCCACCAGTCGAATTAATAGCTTTACCCAACAATACGGTAATTCCTATTTAA
- a CDS encoding RNA-directed DNA polymerase (Reverse transcriptase), whose amino-acid sequence MDKTATKSQEKAMKRYGNLWPQIIAFENLYAATKKAQRGKRFRPNVLKFNYNLELELAQLKQELTTKTYAPGEYRTFEIVEPKRRMISAAPYRDRVVHHALCAVIYPIFERTFIADSYANRIGFGTHKALKRFTQFARSSRYVLLCDLKKYFPSIDHEILKTVIRRKIKCKETLWLIDLIIDQSNEQIPVIEYFPGDNLLTPLERKRGLPIGNLTSQSFANIYLNPFDHFIKEQLKVSKYVRYVDDFALFSDDPIFLADCRIALEEYLAQFRLKIHPIKSQLFETKHGGNFMGFRVFPHTIRVRTENLRRGRRRLRRLKRDTIQGKIYSSHVMRSLNSWFAHLAHGDTWHLRQQIFASLAWTRE is encoded by the coding sequence ATGGATAAAACAGCAACAAAATCGCAAGAAAAAGCCATGAAACGATACGGCAACCTCTGGCCCCAAATCATTGCCTTTGAAAACCTCTACGCCGCCACCAAAAAAGCCCAACGGGGTAAAAGATTTCGTCCCAATGTTCTCAAATTTAACTATAACTTAGAACTAGAACTGGCTCAACTCAAACAAGAATTAACCACAAAAACCTATGCACCTGGAGAATATAGAACCTTTGAAATCGTTGAACCTAAACGTCGGATGATTTCCGCCGCTCCCTATCGAGATCGTGTCGTTCACCATGCCCTCTGTGCAGTCATTTATCCTATATTTGAACGTACCTTTATTGCCGATTCCTACGCCAACCGGATTGGATTTGGAACCCATAAAGCTTTAAAACGGTTTACTCAATTTGCCCGTTCCAGTCGCTACGTCCTTCTGTGTGATCTAAAAAAATATTTTCCCAGTATTGATCACGAAATTCTTAAAACTGTTATTCGCCGTAAGATTAAATGTAAAGAGACCCTCTGGTTAATTGATCTAATTATTGATCAAAGTAACGAACAGATTCCCGTGATTGAGTATTTCCCTGGAGATAATTTATTAACACCCCTAGAAAGAAAACGAGGTTTACCCATTGGGAATTTAACCAGTCAATCCTTTGCTAATATTTATCTAAATCCTTTCGATCATTTTATCAAAGAACAACTCAAAGTTAGCAAATATGTTCGTTATGTCGATGATTTTGCCCTGTTCTCAGATGACCCTATCTTTTTAGCCGACTGTCGAATAGCCCTAGAGGAATATTTAGCCCAATTTCGCTTAAAAATTCACCCGATAAAAAGCCAACTATTTGAAACCAAACACGGCGGAAACTTTATGGGATTTCGTGTTTTTCCCCACACAATACGGGTCAGAACCGAAAACCTCAGACGGGGAAGAAGACGGTTAAGGCGACTCAAACGAGACACCATTCAAGGTAAAATCTACTCATCTCACGTGATGCGATCGCTCAACAGTTGGTTCGCCCACCTCGCCCACGGAGATACCTGGCATTTGCGCCAACAGATATTTGCTTCACTCGCTTGGACGAGGGAGTAG